One genomic segment of uncultured Desulfobacter sp. includes these proteins:
- the istB gene encoding IS21-like element helper ATPase IstB has translation MMNDRDQIANHLKGLHMPTMRHSYEEMADQARAESWGYEHYLLQLLTLECEVRWQNRIARNLRASKLPPSKTFENLDKKRLPIKVTNHLNILTDGSFLSRSENILAFGNPGSGKTHLLCAIGHELIAKGKQVLFITCSQLVQDLLIAKKELELTKKLKSLSRFDAVIIDDIGYVQQSREEMEVLFTFLADRYEQGSLMITSNLPFSKWEQIFKDPMTTAAAIDRLVHHSIIFELNVESYRMEQAQKEKK, from the coding sequence ATGATGAATGATCGTGACCAGATCGCAAACCATCTTAAGGGCCTCCATATGCCGACCATGCGCCACAGCTATGAAGAAATGGCAGATCAGGCCCGGGCGGAGTCTTGGGGGTATGAACATTATCTTTTGCAGCTGTTAACCCTTGAATGCGAAGTGCGTTGGCAAAATCGGATAGCGCGGAACCTGAGGGCATCCAAGCTGCCACCCTCAAAGACCTTTGAAAATTTAGATAAAAAACGCCTTCCCATAAAGGTCACTAATCATTTGAATATACTGACCGACGGTTCCTTTTTGAGTCGATCTGAAAATATTCTGGCCTTTGGGAATCCTGGAAGCGGGAAAACCCATCTGCTGTGTGCCATTGGCCATGAATTGATTGCAAAGGGAAAACAGGTCCTTTTCATCACATGCAGCCAACTTGTCCAGGACCTGCTGATCGCCAAAAAAGAACTTGAGTTGACAAAGAAGCTCAAGAGCCTCTCCAGATTTGATGCCGTGATCATTGATGATATCGGATATGTCCAGCAAAGCCGGGAAGAGATGGAGGTTCTGTTCACATTCCTGGCAGACCGGTATGAACAAGGCAGCCTGATGATCACCAGCAATCTTCCCTTTTCTAAGTGGGAACAGATTTTCAAGGACCCGATGACAACCGCCGCTGCTATCGACCGGTTGGTTCACCACAGCATTATTTTTGAATTGAATGTTGAAAGCTATCGTATGGAGCAGGCCCAAAAGGAGAAAAAATAA